One window from the genome of Lysobacter helvus encodes:
- the mfd gene encoding transcription-repair coupling factor — translation MTESISPPLPRSGHARAWWRAPASPSGLAWAIAQAARVHDGLVLAIAKDNHGAHQLESDLRTLLAQDTSIPVLPFPDWETLPYDQFSPHPDIVSQRLAALHRLPTLKRGILVVPVQTLQQRLAPLRYVVGNTFDVRVGQTLDLDAEKQRLIAAGYRNVPQVFDPGDFAVRGGLLDVYPMGADEPYRVELFDDAIDSIRAFDPESQRSLDKVDAVQLLPGREVPLDEVATKRAMQALRDRFDIDTRRSALFQDLKAGAAPAGIEYYLPLFFDATATLFDYLGKTALPIVTDGALACAEAFWAQTAERYEQRRHDIERPLLPPAELYLSPQALREALNAIPRVDVVGGEEAKAAQAQSLGTQPAPDVPLVGRDSEAAAALKSFLSTYPGRVLIAADSAGRREALLDVLHAANLHPDVIPDWATFNGDGAKFAIAVAPFEDGFALDADVTGGAPLVVLTERQLFPDRASQPRRRKRAGREPEQIIRDLGELTEGAPIVHEDHGVGRYRGLVTLEAGGTPGEYLEIEYAKGDRLYVPVAQLDRISRYSGASPETAPLHSLGGEQWTKAKRKAAEKVRDVAAELLEIQAKRQARAGLALQVDRAMYEPFAATFPFEETPDQHAAIEAVIRDLGSSQPMDRVVCGDVGFGKTEVAVRAAFVAAAAGKQVAVLVPTTLLAEQHYRNFRDRFADWPLRVEVLSRFKSTKEIKGELEKLAEGKIDVIVGTHRLLQGDVRFKDLGLVIVDEEQRFGVRQKEALKALRANVHLLTLTATPIPRTLNMAMAGLRDLSIIATPPAHRLAVQTFVTPWDGAMLREAHQRELARGGQVYFLHNDVETIGRMQRDLQELVPEARIGIAHGQMPERELERVMLDFHKQRFNVLLCTTIIESGIDIPNANTIVMNRADKFGLAQLHQLRGRVGRSHHRAYAYLVVPDNRSITSDARKRLEAIASMDELGAGFTLATHDLEIRGAGELLGEDQSGQMAEVGFSLYTELLERAVRSIKQGKLPDEDPNFEHRGADVVLNVPALIPDDYLPDVHARLTLYKRISSARNADELRDLQVEMIDRFGLLPDAAKHLFAIAELKLDATRIGIRKLDLGPTGGRLQFESKPDVDPMTVIQMIQKQPQHYAMDGPDKLRLKLDLPDAAARVQAARGLLVALRRAA, via the coding sequence ATGACCGAATCGATTTCGCCGCCCCTGCCCCGTTCCGGCCACGCACGCGCCTGGTGGCGCGCGCCCGCGTCTCCGTCGGGCCTGGCTTGGGCGATTGCGCAGGCGGCACGCGTGCACGACGGCCTGGTGCTGGCGATCGCGAAGGACAACCACGGCGCGCACCAGCTGGAATCCGACCTGCGCACGCTCCTCGCGCAGGACACGTCGATTCCCGTGCTGCCCTTCCCCGATTGGGAAACGCTGCCGTACGACCAGTTCAGCCCGCACCCGGACATCGTGTCGCAGCGCCTCGCCGCGTTGCACCGCCTGCCCACGCTCAAGCGCGGCATCCTCGTCGTGCCGGTGCAGACGCTGCAGCAACGCCTCGCGCCGCTGCGCTACGTGGTGGGCAATACGTTCGACGTGCGCGTGGGCCAGACGCTCGATCTCGATGCCGAAAAGCAGCGCCTGATTGCCGCCGGCTACCGCAACGTGCCACAGGTGTTCGATCCCGGCGATTTCGCCGTGCGCGGCGGTTTGCTCGACGTGTATCCGATGGGCGCCGACGAACCGTATCGCGTCGAACTGTTCGACGATGCGATCGATTCGATCCGCGCGTTCGATCCGGAATCCCAGCGCTCGCTCGACAAGGTCGATGCCGTGCAGCTGTTGCCCGGTCGCGAAGTCCCGCTCGACGAGGTCGCCACCAAGCGCGCGATGCAGGCCTTGCGCGACCGCTTCGACATCGACACGCGGCGCAGTGCGCTGTTCCAGGACCTGAAGGCGGGCGCGGCGCCGGCCGGCATCGAGTACTACCTGCCGCTGTTCTTCGACGCCACCGCGACGCTGTTCGATTACCTCGGCAAGACCGCCTTGCCGATCGTCACCGATGGCGCGCTCGCGTGTGCCGAAGCGTTCTGGGCGCAGACCGCGGAGCGCTACGAACAACGCCGCCACGACATCGAACGCCCGCTGCTGCCGCCGGCCGAGCTGTACCTCTCGCCGCAGGCTTTGCGCGAAGCCTTGAACGCGATCCCGCGCGTCGACGTGGTGGGCGGCGAAGAAGCGAAGGCCGCGCAGGCGCAGTCGCTCGGCACGCAACCCGCGCCGGACGTCCCGCTGGTCGGCCGCGACAGTGAAGCCGCGGCCGCGCTGAAGTCGTTCCTGTCGACCTATCCGGGGCGCGTGCTGATCGCCGCCGATTCTGCGGGCCGGCGCGAAGCGTTGCTCGATGTGTTGCACGCGGCGAACCTGCATCCGGATGTCATCCCGGATTGGGCCACGTTCAACGGCGACGGCGCGAAGTTCGCCATCGCCGTCGCGCCGTTCGAGGACGGCTTCGCCCTGGACGCCGATGTCACCGGCGGTGCCCCACTCGTCGTCCTCACCGAACGCCAGCTCTTCCCCGATCGCGCATCGCAACCGCGCCGCCGCAAGCGCGCCGGCCGCGAACCCGAACAGATCATCCGCGACCTCGGCGAACTCACCGAAGGCGCACCGATCGTCCACGAAGACCACGGCGTCGGCCGGTACCGCGGCCTGGTCACGCTGGAAGCCGGCGGCACGCCCGGCGAATACCTCGAGATCGAATACGCGAAGGGCGACCGCCTCTATGTCCCCGTCGCGCAGCTGGACCGCATCTCGCGCTACTCCGGCGCTTCGCCGGAAACCGCGCCGCTGCATTCGCTCGGCGGCGAGCAATGGACGAAGGCCAAGCGCAAGGCCGCGGAAAAAGTGCGCGACGTCGCCGCCGAACTCCTGGAGATCCAGGCCAAGCGCCAAGCGCGCGCTGGGCTGGCCCTGCAGGTGGATCGCGCGATGTACGAACCGTTCGCGGCGACGTTCCCGTTCGAGGAAACGCCGGACCAGCACGCCGCGATCGAAGCCGTCATCCGCGACCTCGGTTCTTCTCAACCGATGGACCGCGTGGTGTGCGGCGACGTGGGCTTCGGCAAGACGGAAGTCGCCGTGCGCGCCGCGTTCGTCGCCGCTGCCGCGGGCAAGCAGGTCGCGGTGCTGGTGCCGACCACGCTGCTCGCCGAACAGCACTACCGCAATTTCCGCGACCGCTTCGCCGACTGGCCGCTGCGCGTGGAAGTGCTGTCGCGCTTCAAGAGCACGAAGGAAATCAAGGGCGAGCTGGAGAAGCTGGCCGAAGGCAAGATCGACGTCATCGTGGGCACGCATCGCCTGCTGCAGGGCGACGTGCGGTTCAAGGACCTCGGCCTGGTCATCGTCGACGAAGAACAGCGCTTCGGCGTGCGCCAGAAGGAAGCACTGAAGGCGCTGCGCGCCAACGTGCACCTGCTCACGCTGACCGCCACGCCCATCCCGCGCACGCTCAACATGGCGATGGCCGGCCTGCGGGATCTCTCCATCATCGCCACGCCGCCGGCGCATCGCCTCGCGGTGCAGACCTTCGTGACGCCGTGGGACGGCGCGATGCTGCGCGAAGCGCACCAGCGCGAACTCGCGCGCGGCGGCCAGGTGTACTTCCTGCACAACGACGTCGAGACCATCGGCCGCATGCAGCGCGATTTGCAGGAACTCGTGCCCGAGGCCCGCATCGGCATCGCCCACGGCCAGATGCCCGAGCGCGAACTGGAACGCGTGATGCTCGACTTCCACAAGCAGCGCTTCAACGTGCTGCTGTGCACGACGATCATCGAATCCGGCATCGACATCCCCAACGCCAACACCATCGTGATGAACCGCGCCGACAAGTTCGGCCTGGCGCAGCTGCACCAGCTGCGCGGCCGCGTCGGGCGTTCGCACCATCGCGCGTATGCGTACCTGGTGGTGCCGGACAACCGCAGCATCACCAGCGATGCGCGCAAGCGCCTGGAAGCGATCGCCTCGATGGACGAGCTGGGCGCGGGCTTCACGCTCGCCACGCATGACCTCGAGATCCGCGGCGCCGGCGAACTGCTCGGCGAAGACCAGAGCGGCCAGATGGCCGAAGTCGGATTCAGCCTCTACACCGAGCTGCTGGAGCGCGCGGTGCGTTCGATCAAGCAAGGCAAGCTGCCGGACGAGGATCCGAACTTCGAACATCGCGGCGCCGACGTGGTGCTCAACGTGCCCGCGCTGATCCCCGACGATTATTTGCCGGACGTGCACGCGCGCCTGACGCTGTACAAGCGCATCAGCAGCGCGCGCAACGCGGACGAGCTGCGCGACCTGCAGGTGGAGATGATCGATCGCTTCGGCCTGCTGCCCGATGCGGCCAAGCACCTGTTCGCGATCGCCGAGCTCAAGCTCGACGCTACGCGCATCGGCATCCGCAAGCTCGACCTCGGCCCCACCGGCGGCCGCCTGCAGTTCGAGTCGAAGCCCGACGTCGACCCGATGACCGTCATCCAGATGATCCAGAAGCAACCGCAGCACTACGCGATGGATGGGCCCGACAAGCTGCGCCTGAAGCTCGACCTGCCCGACGCCGCCGCGCGCGTGCAGGCCGCGCGCGGGTTGCTGGTGGCGCTGCGCCGTGCGGCCTGA
- a CDS encoding DUF3592 domain-containing protein: MQNFYLMVTLVGLALAAYEAWRIHLGIEAMRWQRTTGKLTQAWIDEATLPIEFDEEEGDRHSANVRYHYKVGARWYKSSRLSYRGTLWIPLEEASELLAGLEAGEDVDVHYDPRNPARAVLVPGSSTGNLLNLLLYLGIAAFALFFWMR; the protein is encoded by the coding sequence ATGCAGAATTTCTACCTGATGGTCACCCTCGTCGGGCTGGCGCTGGCCGCGTACGAAGCCTGGCGCATCCACCTGGGCATCGAGGCGATGCGCTGGCAGCGCACGACCGGCAAGCTCACGCAGGCGTGGATCGACGAAGCGACGCTGCCGATCGAATTCGACGAAGAAGAAGGCGATCGTCACTCGGCCAACGTGCGCTACCACTACAAGGTGGGCGCGCGCTGGTACAAATCCTCTCGCCTGAGTTACCGCGGCACGCTCTGGATCCCGCTGGAGGAAGCGAGCGAATTGCTCGCGGGCCTGGAGGCCGGCGAGGACGTGGACGTCCACTACGATCCGCGCAACCCGGCGCGCGCCGTGCTCGTGCCCGGCAGCAGCACGGGCAACCTGCTCAACCTCCTGCTTTACCTCGGCATCGCCGCGTTCGCCCTGTTCTTCTGGATGCGCTGA
- a CDS encoding endonuclease V, whose protein sequence is MTAPAWDGTIEGARALQAMLAPQVVLRDGFTKPLRVIGGFAVGFSGDGAIAHAAGVLIDSENLDVLDAQVVEMPAVMRYVPGLLSFRELPPLLDVLERLSQLPDVAMVSGAGIAHAQRFGIASHFGVATGVPALGVATKAPTGNSAALQQVRGAYTPLRERGEQIGWMLRSKLHCQPVTVSPGHRIAMASTADLVMRYTRAHRLPEPIRLAMRLASRRAGHPDTASHE, encoded by the coding sequence ATGACCGCACCGGCCTGGGACGGCACCATCGAAGGCGCACGCGCGCTGCAGGCGATGCTCGCGCCGCAGGTCGTGCTGCGCGATGGCTTCACCAAGCCGTTGCGCGTGATCGGCGGGTTCGCGGTCGGGTTTTCCGGCGACGGTGCGATCGCGCACGCGGCCGGCGTGCTCATCGATTCGGAAAACCTCGACGTGCTGGATGCGCAGGTCGTGGAGATGCCGGCGGTGATGCGTTACGTGCCGGGCCTGCTGAGTTTCCGCGAACTGCCGCCGTTGCTCGACGTGCTGGAACGCCTGTCGCAATTGCCGGACGTGGCGATGGTCTCCGGCGCCGGCATCGCGCATGCGCAGCGCTTCGGCATCGCCTCGCACTTCGGCGTCGCGACGGGCGTGCCCGCGCTCGGCGTGGCGACGAAGGCGCCGACCGGCAATTCGGCGGCGCTGCAACAGGTGCGCGGCGCCTACACGCCCCTGCGCGAGCGCGGCGAACAGATCGGCTGGATGCTGCGCAGCAAGCTGCATTGCCAGCCGGTGACGGTCTCGCCCGGGCACCGCATCGCGATGGCCTCCACCGCGGACCTGGTGATGCGCTACACGCGCGCGCACCGCCTGCCGGAACCCATCCGGCTGGCCATGCGCCTGGCCTCGCGCCGCGCCGGGCACCCCGACACGGCTTCACACGAGTGA
- a CDS encoding pirin family protein, producing MTTIVAPRVHDLGGFQVRRAVPSIQARSVGPFVFVDHMGPALFEPGRGIDVRPHPHIGLATVTFLWAGTIRHRDTLGNVQDIAPGDVNWMTAGRGIAHSERTPLDVRGAPHPVHGMQTWVALPRSHEETDPAFFHHAAEALPRIETPGTTLRVIAGRAFGEESPVQVFADTFNVAVDLAPDAELEIDARAAERALYVLDGNAQLDGADIPVQHLVLLDPGVRHRLRATTPLKAMLFGGEPLDAPRHMWWNFVSSSKERIEQAKQDWLEDRFGKIDGETEFIPLPER from the coding sequence ATGACCACGATCGTCGCCCCGCGCGTGCACGACCTGGGCGGCTTCCAGGTGCGCCGCGCGGTGCCGTCGATCCAGGCGCGCAGCGTCGGGCCGTTCGTGTTCGTCGACCACATGGGGCCCGCGCTGTTCGAACCGGGCCGCGGCATCGACGTGCGCCCGCACCCGCACATCGGCCTGGCGACGGTGACGTTCCTGTGGGCCGGCACGATCCGCCATCGCGACACGCTGGGCAACGTGCAGGACATCGCGCCCGGCGACGTCAACTGGATGACGGCCGGCCGCGGCATCGCGCATTCGGAGCGCACGCCGCTCGACGTGCGCGGCGCGCCGCATCCCGTGCATGGCATGCAGACGTGGGTCGCGTTGCCGCGCAGCCATGAAGAAACCGATCCGGCGTTCTTCCACCATGCGGCGGAAGCGTTGCCGCGCATCGAAACCCCGGGCACCACGTTGCGCGTGATCGCGGGCCGTGCGTTCGGCGAGGAATCGCCGGTGCAGGTGTTCGCCGATACGTTCAACGTCGCGGTCGATCTCGCACCCGACGCGGAACTGGAAATCGACGCGCGTGCCGCCGAGCGCGCGCTCTACGTGCTCGACGGCAACGCGCAACTGGATGGCGCGGACATCCCCGTGCAGCACCTGGTGCTGCTGGATCCGGGCGTGCGACATCGCCTGCGCGCGACGACGCCGCTGAAGGCGATGCTCTTCGGCGGCGAACCGCTGGATGCGCCGCGCCACATGTGGTGGAACTTCGTCAGCAGCTCGAAGGAGCGGATCGAGCAGGCGAAGCAGGACTGGCTCGAGGATCGCTTCGGGAAGATCGACGGGGAGACGGAATTCATTCCGTTGCCTGAGCGCTAG
- a CDS encoding pirin family protein, with amino-acid sequence MSTTTAPTHARVARKLRGRPASDGAGVKLTRVIGSPELDMLDPFLLLDEFGTDKAEDYLAGFPDHPHRGFETVTYMLDGRMRHRDNHGNEGLLVPGSVQWMTAGRGLVHSEMPEQQEGRMRGFQLWVNLPKANKMDAPQYQEFAPDHIPQVQPAAGVSVKVIAGDVDGTRGPIAQPATDPVYLDIALDAGVAWTHALPEGHNAFAYVFEGDATVGEGEDARALASQELAVLGGGDVFAVRAGAQGARLILVAGRPLREPVARYGPFVMNTKEEIMQAFVDFQEGKF; translated from the coding sequence ATGTCGACCACGACCGCTCCCACCCACGCCCGCGTCGCCCGCAAGCTGCGCGGCCGCCCCGCGTCCGACGGCGCCGGCGTCAAGCTCACGCGCGTCATCGGCTCGCCCGAACTCGACATGCTCGATCCGTTCCTGCTGCTCGACGAATTCGGCACCGACAAGGCCGAGGATTACCTCGCCGGCTTCCCCGACCATCCGCATCGCGGCTTCGAGACCGTCACCTACATGCTCGATGGCCGCATGCGCCACCGCGACAACCACGGCAACGAAGGCCTGCTGGTGCCCGGCAGCGTGCAGTGGATGACCGCGGGCCGCGGCCTGGTGCACAGCGAGATGCCCGAACAGCAGGAAGGCCGCATGCGCGGCTTCCAGCTGTGGGTCAACTTGCCGAAGGCCAACAAGATGGATGCGCCGCAGTACCAGGAGTTCGCGCCGGACCACATTCCGCAGGTGCAGCCGGCCGCGGGTGTCAGCGTGAAAGTGATCGCCGGCGACGTCGATGGCACGCGCGGTCCGATCGCGCAGCCGGCGACGGATCCGGTGTACCTCGACATCGCGCTCGATGCAGGCGTCGCCTGGACGCACGCGTTGCCCGAAGGCCACAACGCGTTCGCGTACGTGTTCGAAGGCGACGCGACGGTGGGCGAGGGCGAGGATGCGCGTGCGCTGGCGTCGCAGGAACTCGCGGTGCTGGGCGGCGGCGATGTGTTCGCCGTGCGCGCCGGTGCGCAGGGTGCGCGGTTGATCCTGGTGGCGGGGCGCCCGCTGCGCGAACCGGTGGCGCGTTACGGCCCGTTCGTGATGAACACGAAGGAAGAGATCATGCAGGCGTTCGTGGACTTCCAGGAAGGGAAGTTCTAG
- a CDS encoding class I SAM-dependent methyltransferase — MNAAHASWWALFRQWLRNPLRTAAVVPSSRELAAAMVAELPPGTARVIELGGGTGALTRALLAHGVHGDALLVLELNEELHAHLHARFPAVRVELGDARDLPGIAERTGYLAAGPADAIISGLGLLTMPAELQRAIVAAAFQCLRPDGRFIQFTYGPQAPIGDAVAAELGLQVRRGTFILRNVPPATVYVYEQARRG, encoded by the coding sequence ATGAACGCCGCGCACGCGAGCTGGTGGGCGCTGTTCCGGCAATGGCTGCGCAATCCGTTGCGCACCGCGGCCGTGGTGCCCTCCAGCCGCGAACTCGCCGCGGCGATGGTCGCCGAACTCCCACCGGGCACCGCGCGCGTGATCGAACTGGGCGGCGGCACGGGCGCGTTGACGCGCGCGTTGCTCGCGCACGGCGTGCATGGCGACGCGCTGCTGGTGCTCGAACTCAACGAGGAACTGCACGCGCACCTGCACGCGCGCTTCCCGGCCGTGCGTGTCGAACTCGGCGATGCCCGCGACCTGCCCGGCATCGCGGAGCGCACCGGTTACCTGGCCGCGGGCCCGGCGGACGCGATCATTTCCGGCCTGGGCCTGCTGACGATGCCGGCCGAGCTGCAGCGCGCGATCGTGGCCGCGGCCTTCCAGTGCCTGCGCCCGGACGGCCGCTTCATCCAGTTCACCTACGGCCCGCAGGCGCCCATCGGCGATGCCGTGGCCGCGGAACTGGGCCTGCAGGTGCGGCGCGGCACCTTCATCCTGCGCAACGTGCCGCCCGCCACCGTGTACGTCTACGAGCAGGCGCGTCGCGGCTGA
- the rlmKL gene encoding bifunctional 23S rRNA (guanine(2069)-N(7))-methyltransferase RlmK/23S rRNA (guanine(2445)-N(2))-methyltransferase RlmL, with product MKFFASCGKGLEYLLADELVALGATRATATMAGANVEGTLEDAQRAVLWSRLASRVSWPIAEFACADEHALYAGVAAIDWETHLGPGHTIAVDAHVSGEALTHARYAAQRVKDGIVDVLRERTGARPDVDVESPDVRVNLVVRKGRAIVSIDLGGGPMHRRGWRRAQGEAPLKENLAAAVLLRGGWPQAYHDGGALLDPMCGSGTLLIEGALMAADVAPGLQRHGGSLPTRWRGFDPEAWARLRDEAIARRDAGLSGLPRAISGRDIDPRILRVAEDNAEAAGVAHAIDWAVSSIEALTLGDAPERGVVVCNPPYDARLAADPALYRALGDALRRTVPQWRGALLCGDDELARATGLRAAKRYQLFNGAIECTLIVCDPVAPPQRAADAPAPVLSEGAQMVANRLRKNLKKLKAWRERENVDCYRAYDADLPEYAAAIDVYTEADSRNAWLHVQEYAAPAEIPEATTRKRLNDLLAAAREVFGIPKDRIALKTRSIGKGGSKYGRFDRRGEVLVVREGDARLRVNLFDYLDTGMFLDHRPLRLEFARIAQGKRFLNLFCYTGVATVQAARGGADSTTSVDLSGTYLQWLSDNLQENGIGGGRHRLVQADAMQWLLSDRGHYDVIFCDPPTFSNSARAADFDVQKEHVRMLRAAIARLAPGGALYFSNNYRRFKLDTEALADVAEIEDISPATIPPDFARDARIHRCWRLRRWGAY from the coding sequence ATGAAATTCTTCGCAAGCTGCGGCAAGGGCCTGGAATACCTGCTCGCCGACGAACTGGTCGCCCTCGGCGCCACGCGCGCCACGGCGACGATGGCCGGCGCCAACGTCGAAGGCACGCTCGAAGACGCGCAACGCGCCGTGCTGTGGTCGCGCCTGGCGAGCCGCGTGTCGTGGCCGATCGCCGAATTCGCGTGCGCCGACGAACACGCGCTGTACGCGGGCGTGGCCGCCATCGATTGGGAAACGCACCTCGGCCCCGGCCACACGATCGCGGTGGATGCGCATGTGTCCGGCGAAGCGCTCACGCATGCGCGCTATGCCGCGCAACGCGTGAAGGACGGCATCGTCGACGTGCTGCGCGAGCGCACCGGCGCGCGGCCGGACGTGGACGTGGAATCGCCCGACGTGCGCGTCAACCTGGTCGTGCGCAAGGGCAGGGCGATCGTGTCGATCGACCTCGGCGGCGGCCCGATGCATCGCCGCGGTTGGCGTCGCGCGCAGGGCGAAGCGCCGCTGAAGGAAAACCTCGCGGCCGCCGTGCTGCTGCGCGGCGGCTGGCCGCAGGCGTACCACGACGGCGGCGCGTTGCTGGACCCGATGTGCGGCAGCGGCACGCTGCTGATCGAAGGCGCGCTGATGGCGGCGGATGTCGCGCCCGGCTTGCAGCGCCATGGCGGGTCGTTGCCGACGCGCTGGCGCGGGTTCGATCCCGAGGCCTGGGCGCGCTTGCGCGACGAGGCGATCGCACGTCGCGACGCAGGCCTGTCGGGCTTGCCTCGCGCGATCTCCGGCCGCGACATCGATCCGCGCATCCTGCGTGTCGCGGAAGACAACGCGGAGGCCGCAGGCGTCGCGCACGCGATCGACTGGGCCGTGTCGTCGATCGAAGCTTTGACGCTCGGCGACGCGCCCGAACGCGGCGTCGTCGTCTGCAACCCGCCGTACGACGCGCGCCTGGCCGCCGATCCCGCGCTGTACCGCGCGCTCGGCGATGCGTTGCGCCGCACCGTCCCGCAATGGCGCGGTGCGTTGTTGTGCGGCGACGACGAACTCGCGCGCGCCACCGGCCTGCGCGCCGCGAAGCGCTACCAGCTGTTCAACGGCGCCATCGAGTGCACGCTGATCGTGTGCGATCCGGTCGCACCGCCGCAGCGCGCGGCGGATGCACCGGCGCCGGTGTTGTCGGAAGGCGCGCAGATGGTCGCCAACCGCCTGCGCAAGAACCTGAAGAAGCTGAAGGCCTGGCGCGAGCGCGAGAACGTCGATTGCTATCGCGCCTACGACGCCGACCTGCCCGAGTACGCGGCCGCGATCGACGTCTACACCGAAGCCGATTCGCGCAACGCGTGGCTGCACGTGCAGGAATACGCCGCGCCCGCCGAGATCCCGGAAGCCACCACGCGCAAGCGCCTCAACGACCTGCTGGCCGCGGCGCGCGAGGTGTTCGGGATCCCGAAGGACCGCATCGCGCTGAAGACGCGCAGCATCGGCAAGGGCGGCAGCAAGTACGGGCGGTTCGATCGTCGCGGCGAAGTGCTCGTCGTGCGCGAAGGCGACGCGCGCCTGCGCGTGAACCTGTTCGATTACCTCGACACGGGCATGTTCCTCGACCACCGCCCGCTGCGCCTGGAGTTCGCGCGCATCGCGCAGGGCAAGCGGTTCCTCAATCTGTTCTGCTACACGGGCGTGGCCACGGTGCAGGCCGCGCGCGGCGGCGCCGACAGCACGACCAGCGTCGATCTGTCCGGCACCTACCTGCAATGGTTGTCCGACAACCTGCAGGAAAACGGCATCGGCGGCGGTCGCCATCGCCTGGTGCAGGCCGATGCGATGCAGTGGCTGCTGTCCGATCGCGGGCACTACGACGTGATCTTCTGCGACCCGCCCACGTTCTCCAATTCCGCGCGCGCCGCCGACTTCGACGTGCAGAAGGAACACGTGCGCATGCTGCGCGCCGCGATCGCGCGGCTGGCGCCGGGCGGCGCGTTGTACTTCTCGAACAACTACCGCCGCTTCAAGCTCGACACCGAAGCGCTGGCCGACGTGGCGGAGATCGAAGACATCTCGCCCGCCACGATCCCACCGGACTTCGCGCGCGACGCGCGCATCCATCGCTGCTGGCGCCTGCGCCGCTGGGGCGCGTACTGA
- a CDS encoding alpha/beta fold hydrolase, whose product MMPGHCILSHGFESGPDATKVTALAVVAERFGWTCERPDFTDLDARRDVSDLGDVAARVQRLLALTRSAASKGRVVLAGSSLGAWISGRVSLQVPVAGLFLMAPPILLDPAHPFDAADVPTSILHGWDDELIPAAEVVAWARERRATLQLVDDTHRLSAHVTASAEAFGALLAKL is encoded by the coding sequence GTGATGCCGGGCCACTGCATCCTGTCGCACGGGTTCGAAAGCGGGCCGGACGCCACCAAGGTCACCGCGCTCGCCGTCGTCGCCGAACGCTTCGGCTGGACCTGCGAACGCCCCGATTTCACCGACCTCGATGCGCGCCGCGACGTCAGCGACCTCGGCGACGTGGCCGCGCGCGTGCAGCGGTTGCTCGCGCTCACGCGCAGTGCCGCGTCGAAAGGGCGCGTCGTGCTCGCCGGCTCCAGCCTCGGTGCGTGGATTTCCGGGCGCGTGTCGTTGCAGGTGCCGGTCGCGGGCCTGTTCCTGATGGCGCCGCCGATCCTGCTCGATCCCGCGCATCCCTTCGATGCGGCCGACGTGCCCACCTCGATCCTGCACGGCTGGGACGACGAACTCATCCCCGCCGCCGAAGTCGTCGCGTGGGCGCGCGAACGCCGCGCCACGCTGCAACTGGTCGACGACACGCACCGGTTGTCCGCGCACGTCACGGCCAGCGCCGAGGCGTTCGGCGCCCTGCTGGCGAAACTTTGA
- a CDS encoding MOSC domain-containing protein encodes MATLPPPGSELGKLMATLPRAGRVEWIGLRPKRAVPMHETDHAQANTGQGLVGDRYASGSGKRGVTLIQAEHLPVIAALSGHDAVSPATLRRNLVVSGIPLVALKGRRFRVGDVVLEGTDSCDPCSNMEKALGPGGYNAMRGMGGLCARIVEGGTLRVGDAVEALPQPGEDA; translated from the coding sequence ATGGCCACGCTGCCCCCACCGGGTTCGGAACTCGGAAAACTGATGGCCACCCTGCCGCGCGCCGGTCGCGTGGAATGGATCGGCCTGCGCCCGAAGCGCGCCGTCCCGATGCACGAGACCGACCACGCGCAGGCCAACACCGGCCAGGGCCTGGTCGGCGACCGCTACGCCAGCGGCAGCGGCAAGCGCGGCGTCACGCTGATCCAGGCCGAGCATTTGCCGGTGATCGCGGCGTTGTCCGGCCACGACGCCGTGTCGCCCGCGACGCTGCGCCGCAACCTCGTCGTCTCCGGCATCCCGCTGGTCGCGCTGAAGGGCCGCCGGTTCCGCGTCGGCGACGTGGTGCTGGAAGGCACCGACAGCTGCGATCCGTGTTCGAACATGGAAAAGGCGCTCGGCCCCGGCGGTTACAACGCGATGCGCGGCATGGGCGGCTTGTGCGCGCGCATCGTCGAAGGCGGCACGCTGCGCGTCGGCGATGCGGTGGAAGCGCTGCCGCAACCCGGCGAGGACGCGTGA
- a CDS encoding N-acetylmuramoyl-L-alanine amidase → MQTRPLPYEARLDARSDAQLDLVVVHCTELPDLATAREYGERVLYAGSGTGNSGHYYIDRDGTVQRWVEPLRVANHTRGYNPRSIGIELVNTGRYPRWLDAAHQGMDEPYTEAQIAALVRLLQQLQREHPSLKFIAGHEDLDTTEVAAEDDPSRQVRRKRDPGPLFPWARVLQQVPLERLHAESP, encoded by the coding sequence ATGCAGACCCGTCCCCTGCCCTACGAAGCACGCCTGGACGCGCGCAGCGATGCGCAACTGGACCTGGTGGTGGTGCATTGCACGGAACTGCCGGACCTGGCCACCGCGCGCGAATACGGCGAGCGCGTGCTGTACGCGGGCTCGGGCACCGGCAACAGCGGCCATTACTACATCGATCGCGATGGCACGGTGCAACGCTGGGTGGAACCGCTGCGCGTGGCCAACCACACGCGCGGATACAACCCGCGCTCGATCGGGATCGAACTGGTGAACACGGGGCGATATCCGCGCTGGCTGGATGCGGCGCACCAGGGGATGGACGAGCCATACACCGAAGCGCAGATCGCCGCGCTCGTGCGCCTGCTGCAGCAACTGCAGCGCGAGCACCCGTCGCTGAAGTTCATCGCCGGGCACGAAGACCTGGACACCACCGAGGTCGCTGCGGAAGACGACCCTTCACGGCAGGTGCGGCGCAAGCGCGATCCGGGCCCTTTGTTCCCGTGGGCGCGGGTGCTGCAGCAGGTCCCGCTGGAGCGGTTGCACGCCGAAAGTCCGTAG